In one window of Henckelia pumila isolate YLH828 chromosome 1, ASM3356847v2, whole genome shotgun sequence DNA:
- the LOC140874551 gene encoding uncharacterized protein, with protein sequence MGDSHSFISEQFVLMHALSTKPLPAIVTVTSPLGGGIVSVKLVRNYELHSEGNLIELDCIVLGLSDFDCIVGIDTLTKYRATADCFQKVFRFRPEMAEEWKFFGKGSRSRIPLIFVLSMTHFFLQKGAEGFLIYAVDVLKSSPELVDIPVVRELANFFPNKIPGLPPIREVEFGI encoded by the coding sequence ATGGGTGATTCTCATTCTtttatatctgaacaatttgtgttgatgcatgctttaTCTACTAAGCCTTTGCCTGCTATAGTCAccgttacttcacctttgggtgggggaATTGTATCTGTGAAATTAGTTCGGAACTATGAATTGCACTCTGAAGGAAATTTGATTGAATTggattgcattgtacttgggttatccgattttgactGTATAGTTGGTATAGAtactttaaccaagtacagggctactgctgattgttttcagaaagtgtTTAGATTCAGACCAGAGATGGCAGAGgaatggaaattctttggtaagggttctcgatccagaattCCTTTAATATTTGTTTTGTCGATGACTCATTTTTTTTTACAgaagggagcagagggattcttgatttatgctgTCGATGTTCTaaaatctagccctgaattggttgatataccagtggttagagagttagCTAATTTTTTTCCGAAtaagattccaggattgccacctattcgtgAGGTCGAATTCGGCATTTAG
- the LOC140874552 gene encoding uncharacterized protein: MGDSFKGHEYKLGSNGLVEVTNRSLVQSLKTRLGKAQRNWVEELPSVLWSYRTTPRIGTGETPFSMVYGNEAVLPAEIGEESAQIIIYDEENGERRMEDLDFLDEKREAVSIRMEAYKNRIARSYNRRVRRKGFQVGDLVLRRVQEVAVGKIDPKWEGTYKVVMRISSDAYYLEDLKGKMLKRPWST, translated from the exons ATGGGAGACAGTTTCAAGGGGCATGAGTACAAGCTTGGT AGTAATGGTCTGGTGGAGGTGACTAATAGGTCTTTGGTGCAAAGCTTGAAGACGCGCTTGGGGAAAGCCCAGAGAAATTGGGTGGAAGAGCTCCCTAGTGTGTTATGGTCATATCGTACCACACCGAGAATTGGGACTGGAGAGACTCCATTTAGTATGGTGTATGGAAATGAGGCCGTCCTGCCAGCAGAAATTGGAGAAGAGTCGGCTCAGATCATTATCTATGATGAGGAAAATGGAGAAAGGAGGATGGAAGACTTAGACTTTTTGGATGAAAAGAGAGAAGCTGTTTCTATCAGAATGGAGGCATACAAGAACAGGATAGCTCGGTCATATAATCGTCGCGTGCGCAGGAAGGGTTTTCAGGTAGGAGATTTGGTGCTCAGGAGAGTTCAGGAGGTGGCCGTAGGGAAGATCGACCCTAAGTGGGAAGGAACGTACAAGGTGGTGATGAGGATCAGTTCGGATGCTTACTACCTGGAAGATTTAAAGGGAAAGATGCTGAAGAGGCCTTGGAGCACTTAA
- the LOC140874553 gene encoding uncharacterized protein, with product MVEPEQKSEKEPETGTSKKSSGKSSILTHPPTSQSKIVVPPPFLAALKKAQLDSQFGKFLEVFKKLNINILFADALMQMPSYAKFLKEILSNKRKLEEHAMISLTENFSALFHKALCDLGASIYLMSYSVFRKLSLGEPKSTRMSLQLAERSIKYPRGIIEDVLVKVDKFIFPVDFVVLDMEEDLNMPLILGRPFLETGKALIDVQKGELLLRVGEEKISFDVFNALKFSQNNEECFQLDVVDSLLFDYVQDNFQKPLEAALVSEQLGDLSDGVEEMTAYLNDNQSWKRGGKLRLEDLGDRKDLVLQKPSIEEPPTVELKPLTIHLKYMFLGENDKLPVIISSSLTGEMEEKLMEVLKKHKSVFAWKVADIKGINPSICMHKILMEESINPLVQPQRRLNPKMQEVVKAETIKLLDAEGIVLGHRISEQGIEVDKAKVHVIQNLPPPTTVKGVRSFLGHAGFYRRFIKDFSKIAKPLSSFLMKDAPFDFDSNCLQAFEVLRERLVTAPVLTSPNWELPFEVMCDASDSAVGAVLGQRIDKVFRTIYYASKTLNEAQLNYATTEKELLAVVFALDKFHSYLVLSKITVYTDHSAIKHLLAKKDAKPRLIRWILLLQEFDLEIRDKKGVEKCSS from the exons ATGGTCGAGCCTGAACAAAAAAGCGAGAAAGAGCCCGAAACGGGTACATCAAAAAAATCTTCAGGTAAGTCATCTATCTTAACACACCCACCCACTTCACAATCAAAAATCGTTGTGCCACCACCTTTTCTTGCAGCTCTTAAGAAGGCCCAACTAGACTCTCAGTTTGGTAAATTTTTagaagtgttcaagaaattgaacATCAATATACTCTTCGCCGATGCACTGATGCAAATGCCAAGCTATGCGAAATTCTTGAAGGAAATCCTCTCTAACAAGAGGAAATTGGAGGAGCATGCAATGATAAGTCTAACAGAAAATTTCTCGGCACTG TTTCATAAGGCTTTGTGTGATTTGGGTGCAAGTATATATTTAATGTCTTACTCTGTTTTCAGGAAATTGAGCTTGGGAGAACCAAAGTCCACCAGAATGTCTTTACAACTGGCGGAAAGGTCCATCAAATATCCACGGGGTATTATCGAGGACGTGCTTGTGAAAGTggacaaattcatcttccccgTGGACTTCGTGGTGTTAGATATGGAAGAAGATCTGAACATGCCACTCATCTTGGGAAGACCTTTCCTAGAAACAGGAAAAGCACTTATAGATGTCCAGAAGGGAGAGCTGTTGTTGAGAGTGGGAGAGGAGAAAATTTCTTTTGACGTTTTTAATGCTTTGAAATTTTCTCAGAATAATGAAGAATGTTTTCAGTTAGATGTAGTAGACTCACTCTTATTTGATTATGTGCAGGATAATTTTCAGAAACCGTTAGAGGCTgcacttgtatctgaacagttgGGCGACCTCAGTGACGGAGTAGAAGAGATGACCGCATACTTGAATGACAACCAGTCATGGAAAAGAGGTGGAAAGCTTAGACTTGAAGACCTTGGTGACCGGAAGGATTTAGTTCTTCAGAAACCAAGCATTGAGGAACCACCTACTGTGGAATTGAAACCATTAACCATTCATCTTAAATACATGTTTTTAGGTGAGAACGATAAGTTACCTGTCATAATATCTTCTTCTTTGACTGGTGAGATGGAGGAAAAACTAATGGAGGTTCTTAAGAAACACAAGAGTGTGTTTGCTTGGAAAGTGGcggatatcaaaggaatcaatCCATCCATATGCATGCACAAGATTTTAATGGAAGAGAGCATCAACCCATTAGTCCAACCACAAAGGAGACTAAACCCAAAGATGCAGGAAGTTGTGAaagctgaaacgatcaaactgtTGGACGCAG AAGGTATAGTGTTGGGTCACAGAATTTCTGAACAGGGGATCGAGGTGGACAAGGCTAAGGTGCACGTTATTCAAAATCTGCCTCCACCTACAACAGTAAAGGGAGTTAGAAGCTTCCTCGGACATGCTGGTTTTTATCGGCGATTTATTAAagacttttcaaaaattgccaAACCTTTGTCCTCTTTTCTCATGAAAGATGccccttttgattttgattcgaattgtttgcaggcctttgagGTGTTGAGAGAAAGACTGGTGACTGCGCCAGTATTGACATCGCCGAACTGGGAGCTTCCATTTGAAGTAATGTGCGATGCTAGTGATTCTGCTGTTGGTGCAGTACTTGGCCAACGAATAGACAAGGTATTCCGAACCATCTACTACGCTAGTAAGACTCTTAATGAAGCTCAGCTCAATTATGCCACCACTGAAAAAGAGTTGCTAGCTGTAGTATTTGCACTAGACAAATTTCATTCGTACCTTGtgctttcaaaaatcacagtctACACAGATCACTCTGCTATTAAACACCTGTTGGCAAAGAAAGATGCGAAACCTAGACTGATTAGGTGGATCCTgcttttgcaggaatttgatttAGAGATCAGGGATAAGAAAGGTGTTGAAAAATGTAGTAGCTGA
- the LOC140874554 gene encoding uncharacterized protein has protein sequence MTARKLRPYFLSHPIVVLTNIPIGRILTRVDISARLVKWTTELSEYDIQYEPRSAIKAQALTDFLAETRHMEGEDLWKVYVDGYSNNEGCGVGVLLISPQVDEIRLAVRLDFRASKNESEYEAVLIGLRATKQAGAARVHLYSDSQLVAQQVNGSYEVKNEKLKEYMRAIEEARGLFDEVVVQVELTPSNELAPLAQEESDWRKELLEYMEKGELPKDPMKAYRLKQMSLRFVVVEGVLYKRSFSGPLLKCLGPKEAHYVLKEIHEGCCVVSDIADFSISQQR, from the exons ATGACAGCGAGGAAGCTCAGGCCTTACTTCTTATCGCATCCCATTGTGGTGCTAACCAACATTCCTATTGGGAGAATATTGACTCGAGTTGATATTTCTGCTAGATTGGTAAAATGGACTACGGAGCTCAGCGAATACGACATCCAATATGAACCCAGGTCAGCCATTAAAGCTCAAGCATTGACCGATTTCCTGGCCGAGACAAGACATATGGAAGGAGAGGATTTGTGGAAAGTGTATGTGGATGGATATTCTAATAATGAAGGATGTGGAGTGGGGGTGCTTTTGATCTCCCCCCAAGTGGATGAGATTAGATTGGCAGTTAGGTTGGATTTTCGAGCTTCCAAAAATGAGTCTGAGTATGAGGCTGTATTAATAGGTCTTCGGGCAACTAAGCAAGCTGGGGCAGCTCGGGTGCACCTTTACTCTGATTCCCAGTTGGTGGCTCAGCAGGTGAATGGATCATACGAAGTCAAAAATGAAAAGTTGAAGGAATACATGAGGGCAATAGAGGAAGCTCGGGGTCTCTTCGATGAG GTAGTCGTGCAAGTGGAATTAACACCTTCTAATGAGCTCGCACCATTAgctcaggaagagagtgactggAGAAAAGAGCTCTTGGAATACATGGAGAAGGGCGAGTTACCAAAAGATCCAATGAAGGCATATCGGTTGAAGCAGATGAGTCTCCGCTTTGTGGTGGTGGAGGGAGTTCTTTATAAGAGATCATTTTCTGGACCTCTTCTCAAGTGTTTAGGCCCTAAGGAAGCTCATTATGTCCTGAAGGAGATACATGAGGGGTGTTGTG TTGTCAGCGACATAGCAGACTTCAGCATCAGCCAGCAGCGTTAA